One genomic region from Vibrio sp. SCSIO 43137 encodes:
- a CDS encoding ABC transporter permease: MSSDVNTAGKAAVSPKKSLVNKELIMKFAPLISLVLLMIFFSLGTPYFLNFNNLLTVALQTSVIGIIAIGMTYVIITAGIDLSVGSVMAFSGVAVGLAASAGLPLPICIIVGALAGALCGVVNGALITRITIPPFIATLGLMMSIRGINLVLTDGRALYFTEYPTFKLLAQGKLFDVIPYPVIYFAVLAFVAAYILKRTVIGRYIYAVGSSEDAAHLSGIKVNRVKMFVYSFCGLMTGVAGVIITARLNSGQPTAGVGYELEAIAAVIIGGTSLMGGIGTIGGTIIGAFIMSILKNGLNLMGVSQFWQMVAMGAVVIAAVYLDTLRKKMK, translated from the coding sequence ATGAGTAGCGATGTAAATACGGCGGGTAAAGCGGCCGTGTCACCGAAAAAGAGCTTAGTAAACAAAGAGCTTATCATGAAGTTTGCGCCCTTGATCAGTCTGGTACTGCTGATGATTTTCTTCAGTCTGGGCACGCCATACTTCTTAAACTTTAACAACCTTCTGACAGTGGCGCTGCAGACCTCAGTGATCGGCATTATCGCCATAGGTATGACTTACGTCATTATCACAGCTGGTATCGACCTATCGGTAGGCTCAGTGATGGCCTTCTCCGGTGTGGCGGTCGGTCTGGCGGCGTCTGCAGGATTGCCTTTACCAATTTGCATTATTGTCGGTGCATTAGCCGGTGCCCTTTGCGGTGTAGTCAATGGTGCTCTTATCACGCGCATTACCATCCCGCCGTTTATTGCCACGTTGGGTCTGATGATGTCTATCCGTGGTATCAACTTGGTGCTGACGGACGGCCGTGCCCTCTATTTCACTGAGTATCCGACCTTTAAGTTACTGGCACAGGGCAAGCTGTTTGATGTTATCCCTTATCCGGTGATCTACTTTGCAGTGCTGGCCTTTGTGGCGGCTTACATCCTCAAGCGCACAGTGATTGGTCGTTATATCTACGCGGTAGGAAGCAGCGAAGACGCCGCGCACCTGTCGGGCATCAAGGTAAACCGGGTGAAGATGTTTGTGTATTCCTTCTGTGGCCTGATGACAGGTGTCGCAGGTGTGATTATCACAGCACGTCTGAACTCAGGTCAGCCGACAGCGGGTGTGGGTTATGAGCTGGAAGCAATTGCAGCGGTGATCATCGGTGGCACCAGCCTGATGGGTGGTATCGGCACCATAGGCGGAACCATTATCGGTGCTTTCATCATGAGTATTCTGAAGAACGGGTTAAACCTGATGGGGGTTTCACAGTTCTGGCAGATGGTGGCCATGGGCGCAGTTGTTATCGCTGCGGTCTATCTGGACACCTTAAGAAAGAAAATGAAGTAA